The Fusarium oxysporum Fo47 chromosome II, complete sequence genome includes a region encoding these proteins:
- a CDS encoding Alpha/Beta hydrolase protein, with the protein MAFWLFGGTKPKKSSKKSKKGTKTNKTIASSKPKITDPPNVFRPARPQIEPPPYPGNLRPNTAALRPVLPYNQHHASQSQPHFQPAGYLPAPPNFSTQPVVINNHYHLGSQQSHPNLSAFTPPHHLATPNSHQTLSSSLNRFTGSMVNLAKESIPPQLYDDGLSAWHGCAQIAQSTNALYDRFNDIMTLIDHEKVKGNENTLFNCAIADQEPKTDQVDKGLGKVKNKEKSSCNVAASVVSGNYFSKVEQYANSKLPSTLPPLSLHMPTWPLLCLAAQYSQRVYERPRGTERDAHVSSDWLAGPRQTCIKSVSMDDMNTIVFAIRGTASFMDWAVNLNSAPISPLNFLDDPGNLCHAGFLSVAKKMVRPVAARLRQLLQEDPKRSTFSLLITGHSAGGAIAALLYSHMVAQTNAAESELNVLTNCFKRIHCVTFGAPPVSLLPLAKPDTHALRKSIFLSFVNEGDPVVRADKAYVKSLLDLLASPPPSQRKDTNKSRKKPTWNVPPCTLSNAGRIVVLRSGDLDAKPKDRKTVRERLDEGVVAVTCSEERLRSVIWGDPVCHLMSLYAARIEVLAVRSVTARR; encoded by the exons ATGGCCTTTTGGCTTTTTGGTGGCACAAAGCCCAAGAAGTCGAgcaagaagtccaagaaggGGACGAAAACCAATAAAACGATAGCTTCTTCTAAGCCCAAGATAACAGATCCTCCAAATGTCTTTCGTCCTGCTAGACCTCAGATTGAGCCGCCCCCTTATCCAGGAAACTTGCGTCCGAATACTGCGGCGTTGAGACCCGTTCTTCCGTATAATCAGCACCATGCCTCTCAATCACAGCCTCACTTCCAGCCCGCTGGCTATCTCCCAGCACCGCCGAACTTTAGCACTCAGCCGGTGGTGATCAACAATCACTATCACCTCGGCTCGCAGCAATCGCACCCCAACTTGTCTGCTTTTACTCCACCGCATCATCTCGCAACGCCAAACTCACACCAGACCCTCTCATCGTCATTGAACCGTTTCACAGGCTCAATGGTGAATCTCGCCAAGGAATCAATTCCACCACAACTCTACGACGATGGGCTATCGGCTTGGCATGGATGTGCGCAGATTGCTCAGTCGACGAATGCGCTGTATGATCGGTTCAACGATATCATGACACTTATTGATCACGAGAAAGTAAAGGGCAATGAGAATACGCTCTTCAACTGCGCCATCGCAGATCAGGAGCCAAAGACGGATCAAGTCGATAAGGGTTTGGGAAAGGTGAAGAACAAGGAAAAGTCATCATGCAATGTTGCTGCATCTGTTGTGTCGGGCAATTACTTCTCCAAAGTCGAGCAATACGCAAACTCCAAGCTTCCTTCAACACTTCCTCCACTATCTCT GCATATGCCCACGTGGCCTCTCCTTTGTCTCGCCGCTCAGTACTCCCAACGTGTCTACGAAAGACCTCGCGGCACCGAACGAGACGCCCACGTCTCATCCGACTGGCTCGCTGGTCCTAGACAGACCTGCATTAAGTCCGTTTCCATGGACGACATGAACACCATAGTCTTCGCCATCCGCGGTACGGCAAGTTTCATGGATTGGGCCGTCAATCTCAATTCTGCACCCATCAGCCCACTCAACTTCCTCGATGATCCAGGAAACTTGTGCCACGCGGGCTTTCTCTCCGTTGCTAAGAAGATGGTTCGCCCGGTAGCTGCAAGGCTgagacagcttcttcaagaggACCCCAAGCGCTCGACGTTCAGTCTTTTAATCACGGGACATTCGGCTGGTGGTGCTATTGCTGCGTTGCTATACTCGCACATGGTAGCCCAGACGAATGCGGCAGAGAGTGAACTCAACGTCTTGACGAATTGCTTTAAGAGAATACACTGCGTCACGTTCGGTGCACCACCTGTGTCTCTCCTCCCACTAGCAAAACCGGATACTCACGCTCTCAGAAAGAGCATCTTCCTGAGCTTCGTCAACGAAGGAGATCCCGTTGTCCGCGCCGACAAAGCCTACGTCAAAAGTCTTCTCGACCTACTCgcttcaccaccaccatcccAACGAAAAGACACCAATAAATCACGCAAGAAACCAACATGGAACGTCCCCCCGTGCACACTGAGCAACGCAGGCCGTATCGTGGTGCTGCGCTCAGGGGACCTAGACGCCAAGCCCAAAGATCGCAAGACGGTGCGAGAGCGTCTCGATGAAGGAGTTGTGGCAGTGACGTGCTCCgaggagaggttgaggagtgTTATTTGGGGAGATCCCGTGTGCCATCTAATGAGTTTGTATGCTGCGAGGATAGAGGTGCTAGCTGTACGGTCTGTGACTGCGAGACGTTAG
- a CDS encoding uncharacterized protein (expressed protein), with the protein MSWASSRITTRKEDAAYCLLGLFNLNMPLLYGEGDKALLRLQEAIVRQSKDQSVLIWRARPDVAPQGFAPGCLAPSSSAFKEPVHILGRRVFNRVDKKYEANFLGNLATMEITDTAIRTSLWICPCKVVPDGTQATSRNLWLGIMHLAYDDDYLVRPALLLEYMGTVNMYRRVYHQHIVPINPRITRGSFVVESSIGEVDRRLSLTPSLDEATKKDISILLQQSPINATAGPSPEEGPETGPVYFVLDKQKLDFTMDSGGSHPPFSRYQGRATQIPSRWAFKRCQHKGDGERYFGGIHFINFMPEVPERSNSDQGPNGQGVGRFAYTAVIWGINREVLKGRTDPSTWHLWCRVFDLHSFIEHARTSNEDLQPNQLYGEIEGLSAGEIQRRMKNQRSRLCLAEYEKLEIPQPSGPKALFPSSYGNNWAEDKMSDGGRHLAAKVALVEGLGRRVFELHIKITGSQNMEGMSIEYE; encoded by the coding sequence ATGAGCTGGGCATCGTCCCGTATCACGACTCGCAAAGAAGATGCGGCCTATTGTCTCCTCGGCCTCTTCAACTTAAACATGCCATTGCTATATGGCGAAGGTGACAAGGCATTGCTGCGTCTTCAAGAGGCCATCGTCAGGCAGTCCAAAGACCAGTCAGTCCTGATATGGCGTGCTCGCCCTGATGTTGCACCTCAGGGCTTTGCACCTGGCTGTTTGGCTCCTTCATCTAGCGCCTTCAAAGAACCCGTTCACATTCTTGGCCGGCGGGTTTTCAACAGGGTCGACAAGAAGTATGAGGCTAATTTCCTTGGGAATTTGGCTACAATGGAGATCACTGATACAGCTATACGCACCAGCTTGTGGATTTGCCCCTGTAAGGTAGTGCCTGACGGGACGCAGGCTACTTCCCGAAACCTCTGGCTGGGTATCATGCATCTCGCATACGACGATGATTACCTTGTGCGACCTGCCTTGCTGCTAGAGTATATGGGCACTGTTAATATGTATCGAAGAGTCTACCATCAGCATATTGTTCCCATTAATCCCAGGATAACTCGAGGCTCGTTCGTTGTAGAGTCATCGATTGGCGAAGTCGATCGACGTCTCTCGCTCACTCCATCTCTCGACGAGGCCACCAAGAAGGACATCAGCATTCTGCTTCAGCAGAGCCCCATCAATGCAACGGCCGGTCCTTCTCCTGAAGAGGGCCCGGAGACTGGACCTGTGTATTTCGTTTTGGATAAGCAGAAGCTGGATTTTACAATGGACAGTGGAGGCAGTCACCCTCCTTTTAGCCGTTACCAAGGTCGCGCCACCCAGATACCGTCACGCTGGGCTTTTAAGAGGTGCCAGCACAAAGGAGACGGTGAGAGGTATTTTGGCGGCATTcactttattaattttatgCCTGAGGTCCCAGAAAGATCAAACTCGGATCAAGGGCCAAATGGACAAGGTGTTGGTCGATTTGCGTATACGGCTGTCATATGGGGTATAAATCGCGAAGTGCTCAAAGGGAGGACCGATCCGTCAACGTGGCATCTGTGGTGCCGGGTCTTTGATCTTCACAGTTTTATAGAACACGCCCGGACCTCGAATGAAGATTTACAGCCAAATCAGCTCTATGGAGAGATTGAGGGTCTCAGTGCAGGCGAGATCCAGAGGCGCATGAAGAACCAGCGGTCGCGGCTCTGCCTAGCCGAATATGAGAAGCTCGAGATTCCACAGCCATCGGGTCCGAAGGCACTATTCCCTTCCTCTTACGGAAATAACTGGGCAGAAGATAAGATGAGTGATGGCGGGAGGCATTTGGCAGCCAAGGTTGCGTTGGTTGAAGGACTGGGTCGGAGGGTTTTTGAGCTGCACATCAAGATCACAGGTAGTCAAAACATGGAAGGCATGTCTATAGAGTACGAGTAG
- a CDS encoding heterokaryon incompatibility protein-domain-containing protein, producing MSDNKSDVKTLQPHTLCSLCTSFWERATCLRFRPEVLLSGGEDVPSMPQHLLFTPSRTDILSAASQGCHFCSIIVGAVVGCTGDHGDRQFSGDKNGPVYISIAMLETDAGTFLLTLFPCEESKIFSHDQILGDYPLQLRPVTEGHGGIKADNQHLLSTLQSTTYSNATADFIRSWITECQSTHILCGDDLLSLILGSTETKARPRRLLDLLAFQDVEKIRIIEANNDHTKEYCALSYSWGFSKPYVMTSSNFAAFQKEIHVKDLPKLLQDSIQVVRSLGFRYLWIDALCIMQDGSQSSAASDDWVDQAGKMNDIFGNAVVTIAAAECFDGNSSMIVPRNPLSQLSCRLDASTNLYYEVVPSCTPHCLLHPFDKARFHLDTRAWVFQERILSPRTVHLTRNFVHLECRTELRCGAMGGSDACYHSGAIAKADYQVLFSMFGPYGLDESAHDAFLSFWHELVRRYSTTNLSRKSDLLAALAGLAKQVQTKSQLTWSFGLWQEHLLRDMLWYIRGGRGAPCRERSPTWSWASIDVQGPQIIYEPAARVSLLADIIGLPDATDFVHRGLLVDATKHCVKVSGLLRPGAPDSLKYGIAKGYNISTANAHFTQTTTSQTTSSCTAYL from the exons ATGTCAGACAACAAATCTGACGTCAAAACTTTACAACCTCATACTCTCTGCTCCCTCTGTACATCTTTCTGGGAACGTGCAACATGCCTCAGATTCCGACCTGAAGTCCTTCTCAGCGGCGGAGAAGATGTCCCATCGATGCCACAGCATCTTCTCTTCACTCCCAGCCGCACTGATATTCTATCCGCTGCCTCGCAAGGCTGCCACTTCTGCTCCATCATCGTTGGAGCTGTTGTAGGATGCACCGGAGATCATGGTGATCGGCAATTCTCTGGTGACAAGAATGGCCCTGTCTATATCTCAATAGCGATGTTGGAAACAGATGCTGGTACCTTTCTCCTTACGTTGTTTCCCTGCGAAGAGTCAAAGATTTTCAGTCATGATCAAATACTCGGCGATTATCCCTTACAACTGCGCCCAGTCACAG AGGGTCACGGAGGCATAAAAGCTGACAATCAACACCTTTTATCGACGCTGCAGTCAACAACCTATTCCAACGCAACTGCTGACTTCATCCGATCTTGGATTACTGAATGTCAGAGTACTCATATCCTGTGCGGCGACGACCTTTTGAGCCTGATTCTTGGTTCCACGGAAACAAAAGCACGACCTCGGCGCTTGCTAGATCTATTAGCCTTCCAGGACGTCGAGAAAATACGAATTATCGAGGCCAATAATGACCACACCAAGGAATACTGCGCCTTGAGTTACAGCTGGGGATTCAGTAAGCCCTATGTCATGACGTCGTCTAATTTCGCGGCGTTTCAGAAAGAAATTCACGTCAAAGATTTGCCGAAACTACTACAAGACTCTATTCAAGTCGTTAGGAGCCTCGGGTTTAGGTACTTATGGATCGATGCCCTTTGCATAATGCAAGATGGAAGCCAATCTTCTGCAGCGTCGGACGACTGGGTTGACCAGGCAGGCAAGATGAACGACATCTTCGGGAACGCAGTTGTCACCATCGCGGCAGCCGAATGCTTTGATGGCAACTCAAGCATGATCGTGCCGCGAAATCCGTTGAGTCAACTATCTTGTCGACTGGACGCGAGCACGAATCTCTACTATGAAGTCGTTCCATCATGCACTCCACATTGTTTGTTACACCCTTTCGATAAAGCGCGCTTTCACCTCGATACCAGAGCATGGGTTTTCCAGGAGCGAATATTGTCGCCTCGGACGGTGCACTTGACTCGCAACTTCGTTCATCTTGAGTGTAGGACTGAGCTCCGTTGCGGAGCTATGGGAGGATCTGACGCATGCTATCACAGCGGCGCAATTGCCAAAGCAGATTATCAAGTACTGTTTTCCATGTTCGGACCCTACGGGCTTGATGAATCTGCCCACGACGCATTTCTCTCCTTCTGGCATGAGCTCGTCAGGAGATATTCGACAACGAATCTGAGCCGCAAGTCAGACTTGCTGGCTGCTTTGGCTGGTCTTGCAAAGCAAGTTCAGACAAAATCACAACTCACCTGGTCATTTGGGTTATGGCAAGAGCATCTCCTCCGAGATATGCTATGGTATATCAGGGGAGGAAGAGGCGCGCCTTGTCGTGAGAGGTCGCcgacttggtcttgggcCAGCATTGATGTACAGGGACCGCAGATCATTTATGAGCCCGCCGCACGGGTTTCTCTTCTCGCGGACATCATTGGTCTGCCAGATGCAACAGACTTTGTACACCGCGGTCTACTGGTAGATGCAACGAAACATTGCGTCAAGGTTTCAGGCCTGTTACGACCTGGCGCTCCGGATTCGTTAAAATATG GAATTGCCAAGGGATACAACATATCCACCGCCAATGCCCATTTCACCCAGACTACGACCTCCCAAACAACATCGAGTTGTACAGCTTACTTATAG
- a CDS encoding major facilitator superfamily domain-containing protein, whose product MSQTTFKAPGPSTPITQLDDVHINDRDSEACQVRNQHRPVRETPIHNLSNNHDASSSNEPGIQSTKSKKTLLQIATVMSSLCACVFLAALELTIVSTALPTIAAHFASDSGYTWIGTSFVLAHTASTPPWGKISDIWGRKPILLFANVIFFAGSLVCALVDDLAIFIAGRAIQGLGAAGMQTLVNICISDMFSQRDRGLYYGMTSIIWAVASGIGPVLGGAFTDRLNWRWCFWINLPITAAVFVLLVFTLKLPSPNTPVWAGLKAIDWPGSFLIIGGTLMLLLGLYLGGVYEPWNSAKVVSLIVFGVVTGVLFIWNEWMLAEFPVLPVHLFKTCSSSSAYAVTFFHAFVFLGVAYYLPLYFQAVLLASPLRSGVYLLPFILPISISAALTGVYIQFSGKYLLVSRVGLMIMTLGMGLMISLDINMNWAKLISFQILTGIGVGLNFEGPLLSVQAVVPHKDVAAATTAMGFVRTLATAISVVIGGVLFQNEMKGEYQTLEDSLGPGLARLFNGASASASVDLIKTLPTESQLVVRTAFFNAIDKMWIMYTAFSSVGLLLGFFMKAHHLSKDHQEAHLGIVNEARGSNQADEVDFPIGTSESQEMRCVTPRHRGASTT is encoded by the exons ATGTCACAAACAACCTTCAAGGCGCCGGGGCCATCCACGCCTATTACACAACTTGACGATGTTCATATCAACGACAGGGACTCAGAGGCATGCCAAGTTCGCAATCAACACCGTCCTGTCCGAGAAACGCCGATTCATAATTTGAGCAACAACCATGACGCTTCAAGCTCCAATGAACCCGGCATCCAGAGTACCAAATCGAAGAAGACTCTGCTTCAGATCGCAACAGTGATGTCCTCACTCTGCGCCTGTGTCTTCCTTGCCGCACTTGAATTGACAATTGTGTCAACCGCACTTCCAACCATCGCCGCCCATTTTGCATCTGATTCGGGCTATACTTGGATAGGCACATCTTTTGTCCTCGCCCATACTGCCTCGACACCACCGTGGGGGAAGATTTCCGATATCTGGGGTAGAAAACCTATATTACTCTTCGCCAATGTCATATTCTTTGCGGGTAGCCTTGTTTGTGCTCTGGTTGATGACCTGGCTATCTTTATCGCTGGGCGGGCCATTCAAGGATTGGGCGCTGCTGGGATGCAGACGCTGGTGAATATTTGTATCAGCGATATGTTCTCACAACGGGATCGGGGGCTATACTATGGAATGACATCGATTATCTGGGCCGTTGCGTCTGGGATTGGCCCCGTACTTGGAGGCGCATTTACGGATCGGTTGAA ttggagatggtgtttTTGGATCAATT TACCCATCACCGCTGcagtctttgttctcttgGTCTTCACCCTCAAACTCCCATCTCCCAACACCCCTGTTTGGGCAGGTCTGAAAGCCATCGATTGGCCCGGCAGCTTTCTCATCATAGGAGGgactttgatgttgctgctcGGACTTTATCTTGGCGGCGTGTACGAGCCTTGGAACTCTGCAAAAGTGGTATCTCTCATAGTTTTTGGGGTGGTCACTGGCGTATTATTCATATGGAACGAGTGGATGTTGGCAGAGTTTCCTGTTCTACCAGTACATCTCTTCAAGACCTGttcatcctcctcagcatACGCCGTCACATTCTTCCATGCGTTTGTGTTTCTTGGTGTCGCCTATTACCTACCGTTATACTTTCAGGCAGTTCTTCTAGCGAGCCCACTGCGCTCGGGTGTGTATCTTCTCCCCTTCATCTTGCCCATCTCAATTTCTGCTGCTCTTACTGGAGTCTACATTCAGTTCAGTGGCAAGTATCTCCTTGTCTCCCGTGTTGGGTTAATGATCATGACACTGGGAATGGGCCTAATGATCAGCCTAGACATTAACATGAACTGGGCAAAATTGATCTCTTTTCAGATACTGACAGGAATTGGGGTTGGCTTGAACTTTGAAGGCCCCTTGTTGTCTGTTCAGGCTGTTGTGCCACACAAGGACGTTGCGGCCGCGACCACGGCGATGGGCTTTGTCCGAACACTGGCCACAGCGATATCCGTTGTCATTGGCGGGGTACTGTTCCAGAACGAAATGAAAGGTGAATATCAGACTCTTGAAGATAGTCTGGGTCCCGGCCTTGCCAGGTTGTTCAATGGTGCATCTGCGTCTGCGAGCGTTGATCTGATCAAGACCTTACCGACAGAGTCGCAACTTGTCGTGAGGACAGCATTCTTCAATGCTATTGACAAGATGTGGATAATG TATACCGCATTCTCCAGCGTTGGCTTGTTGCTCGGTTTCTTTATGAAAGCGCATCATCTCAGCAAAGATCATCAGGAAGCACACTTGGGCATTGTAAATGAGGCGCGGGGATCGAACCAGGCAGACGAGGTTGACTTTCCGATAGGCACTAGTGAGAGTCAGGAAATGAGATGCGTTACTCCTAGACATCGAGGTGCATCGACGACTTGA
- a CDS encoding major facilitator superfamily domain-containing protein, whose protein sequence is MNEPCSTNTSDRRDASSSLDGQPDGFTEHEVDNNPNLPLLNSHRHPSAAGITLLPQGNTIDDEVANKVLAKIDRAIIPLLFITYMLNFMDKVILSSAAVFGLREDTNLKGQQYSWVGSVFYLGYLLWTYPTTVLVARLPTGKYLTVNTLFWGLVVALTAACHNFGGLLVMRFLLGVAEATITPGFMFLNSTWYTRDEMPTRVGIWFSGNSVGGLVASLLAFTVGHVHGASIRPWRWMYITLGTTTFMWAIPLFFLLPDNISKAAFLTPKERRIAAQRVVSSGTGTTEHTNWKWDQVRECLIDPKSWFIVGIELFTQIPNGGSQSFANIVVESFGFTNLQSTLINIPYSLLSAGIISGSGYLAGRFHTLNCILIVGVIMPCVIGSGIIYKRDNVPHGIHLFAYFLLSSGSAAMPLNMALVQSNYRGVTKKMTITAMLFITYCVGNMAGPHFFLKSEDPLYETAFKAITVCYSLATVCAICLRNYLKRLNERRTREEGIVGSAGLGGVVRGDVQGHGDFSDPESDVTDWQVVGFRYRL, encoded by the exons ATGAATGAGCCATGTTCAACCAACACCTCCGACAGAAGAGATGCTTCATCATCGCTTGACGGTCAACCAGACGGCTTCACAGAGCATGAAGTCGACAACAATCCAAACCTTCCGCTCTTAAACAGCCATAGACATCCTTCTGCGGCTGGCATTACCCTGTTGCCTCAAGGGAACACTATCGACGATGAAGTGGCAAACAAGGTATTGGCCAAGATTGACAGAGCCATCATTCCATTACTGTTCATAACCTATATGTTGAATTTCATGGACAAGGTCATTCTATCCAGCGCTGCTGTTTTTGGACTAAGAGAGGATACT AATCTCAAAGGCCAGCAATACAGCTGGGTCGGCAGCGTCTTTTACCTAGGCTATCTTCTATGGACATATCCAACAACTGTTCTCGTTGCACGCCTTCCAACTGGGAAATATCTCACAGTAAACACACTATTTTGGGGCTTGGTCGTTGCACTCACTGCGGCATGCCATAACTTCGGTGGCCTCTTGGTCATGCGATTTCTTCTGGGAGTCGCAGAGGCCACGATAACGCCCGGTTTCATGTTTTTGAATTCAACTTGGTATACGCGCGATGAGATGCCGACTCGTGTTGGAATCTGGTTTTCTGGAAACTCTGTTGGGGGCTTGGTGGCCAGTTTGCTTGCGTTTACAGTTGGACATGTCCATGGAGCGTCGATACGACCTTGGAGGTGGATGTACATCACCTTAGGCACCACGACTTTTATGTGGGCAATACCTttatttttccttcttccagACAACATCTCTAAAGCTGCTTTCCTCACGCCAAAGGAGAGAAGAATCGCGGCACAGCGTGTGGTATCTTCCGGTACTGGTACGACTGAACATACGAATTGGAAATGGGATCAGGTCCGTGAGTGCTTGATTGACCCCAAATCTTGGTTCATCGTGGGTATTGAGTTATTCACGCAGATTCCAAATGGCGGGTCACAAAGCTTCGCGAATATTGTGGTCGAATCTTTCGGATTCACGAATTTGCAATCCACACTCATCAACATACCTTACTCACTTCTATCAGCAGGTATCATATCAGGAAGCGGATACCTGGCTGGCCGATTCCACACGCTGAACTGCATTTTGATCGTCGGTGTCATCATGCCATGTGTCATTGGCAGTGGAATCATTTACAAACGAGACAATGTGCCTCACGGCATCCATCTTTTCGCTTACTTCCTTCTCTCGAGCGGATCTGCAGCCATGCCTCTCAACATGGCCCTAGTACAATCGAATTATCGAGGGGTTACTAAGAAGATGACCATAACAGCCATGCTGTTCATCACATATTGTGTTGGAAACATGGCAGGGCCGCATTTCTTCCTCAAGTCCGAAGATCCACTGTACGAGACTGCTTTCAAGGCTATCACTGTCTGCTACAGCCTGGCTACAGTCTGTGCTATATGCTTAAGAAATTATCTCAAAAGATTGAATGAAAGACGAACAAGAGAAGAGGGTATCGTTGGAAGTGCTGGCTTAGGGGGTGTTGTACGAGGGGATGTTCAGGGGCATGGAGATTTCTCGGACCCTGAATCAGATGTGACGGATTGGCAGGTTGTCGGTTTCAGATATAGACTTTGA